One window of Nostoc sp. C052 genomic DNA carries:
- a CDS encoding choice-of-anchor tandem repeat GloVer-containing protein, with the protein MNKMNLYKQRQNKNRVLILASLTVLTSSLVLPFQQAFAATLTTVVNFNGTNGATPRAGVLKGNGTDANLYGTTSAGGTFGKGTAFKLTPTAYTTLTTLINFTGTSGINKGTNPVARLFQAADGNLYGATFIGGTSNLGTVFKLAQTAFTTLTTLVNFTGANGANPAGRLITGADGNLWGTSSTGGASNKGTIFKVSPTTGALTIVRSFSGTNGATPLARLQLATDGNYYGSASAGGASAKGVVFKLTPAGILTSYSFSGANGANPQSGLIESTGFLYGTAKLGGANNKGAIFKVPIGGGTPVLVASFNGTNGANPTAALIKASNGNFYGTASTGGANNKGAIYQLTGATITSLTSFNGTNGATPESTLIQLSNGAFYGTASFGGTSNLGTVFKFVI; encoded by the coding sequence ATGAATAAAATGAATCTGTACAAACAACGTCAGAACAAAAATAGGGTATTGATTTTAGCTTCCCTAACTGTTTTGACTTCTTCATTAGTTCTACCTTTCCAACAAGCCTTTGCTGCAACATTGACTACTGTTGTAAATTTCAATGGCACTAATGGAGCTACACCAAGAGCAGGGGTACTGAAGGGTAATGGTACTGATGCAAATCTTTATGGAACTACTTCTGCTGGTGGCACTTTTGGTAAAGGAACTGCATTCAAGTTAACTCCTACTGCTTACACTACTCTAACCACACTGATAAACTTCACCGGAACATCTGGAATCAACAAAGGGACTAATCCAGTTGCTAGATTATTCCAAGCAGCCGATGGTAATTTATATGGCGCAACCTTTATAGGTGGTACAAGTAACCTCGGCACTGTGTTTAAGTTGGCACAAACAGCTTTTACAACCCTGACAACTCTTGTAAATTTTACAGGCGCGAATGGGGCTAATCCAGCAGGCCGACTGATTACGGGTGCTGATGGCAATTTATGGGGGACAAGTTCTACAGGTGGAGCTAGTAATAAAGGAACTATATTCAAGGTTTCGCCTACTACCGGCGCACTCACCATCGTCAGAAGCTTCAGTGGCACTAATGGAGCAACTCCATTGGCAAGATTGCAACTGGCTACCGATGGAAACTACTATGGCAGTGCTTCTGCTGGTGGAGCAAGTGCTAAAGGAGTTGTATTCAAGTTAACTCCCGCCGGAATACTAACTTCATATAGCTTTAGTGGCGCCAATGGGGCAAATCCGCAGTCTGGATTAATTGAATCTACCGGATTTCTCTACGGCACAGCTAAACTAGGAGGAGCCAACAATAAGGGAGCTATTTTTAAGGTTCCAATTGGTGGTGGTACACCTGTTTTAGTTGCTAGTTTTAATGGTACTAATGGGGCTAACCCAACAGCTGCACTCATCAAAGCAAGCAATGGTAATTTCTATGGCACAGCTTCTACTGGTGGGGCAAATAACAAAGGAGCTATCTATCAGCTGACTGGCGCAACCATCACCAGCTTAACTAGTTTTAATGGCACTAATGGGGCAACGCCTGAGTCAACGCTAATTCAGCTATCGAATGGTGCCTTTTACGGTACTGCCTCTTTTGGCGGTACTTCTAATTTAGGAACTGTGTTTAAGTTTGTAATTTAG
- a CDS encoding substrate-binding domain-containing protein, with amino-acid sequence MTFYCDRQLNKLASSITVLALATGLVVGQSAAQKSLAQTSTTPPPAGVTSINGAGASSITTLLIGTGTSYPLAPKDSWFNAYGVGNPPSLNNNVPPALAGFPNGSYGPLTTLSTFRYASIGSGAGLTAFFNQTVPPVPPNTATILAPISFAATDDPVSGTERVVGSPNDVPTPAGTPQNPVPYIQVPVISVGIALAYNPTGLTVPTGGIKLSRATYLGILNGTITNWNAPQIKADNGGVAISANKPIVVVRRSDDSGTTFALSAHLKAAFGATWNRGVGKKSIAQPAGGIPNPLPADTVVWPASFQFASGGGGVATKIKTTAGAIGYVDSATRLANSLQAAVLKNKAGTYNAISPTTISNAFVGATDQDTNARRIKLVVTDPAAANAYPIVTATYLLFYDKYANVNVANQIKGFINWALGVPPVPAPGTDVTIDPNAIAIARGYAPLPAGIKNLSRGLVNTYVNDVFNAAP; translated from the coding sequence ATGACTTTTTATTGCGATCGCCAATTAAATAAATTGGCAAGTTCAATTACTGTACTAGCCCTGGCAACTGGTTTAGTAGTAGGTCAATCTGCTGCTCAGAAATCTCTAGCTCAGACCTCCACAACTCCCCCCCCAGCTGGAGTCACCTCCATAAATGGTGCAGGTGCAAGCTCTATAACTACCTTGCTTATAGGTACTGGAACTTCCTATCCTCTTGCGCCGAAAGACTCATGGTTTAACGCTTACGGTGTTGGAAATCCTCCATCCCTCAATAACAATGTACCCCCAGCCCTAGCCGGATTTCCAAACGGAAGCTATGGCCCACTCACGACATTATCCACATTCAGATATGCTTCCATTGGTAGTGGTGCAGGGCTAACAGCCTTTTTCAATCAAACCGTGCCACCAGTACCACCTAATACTGCAACTATCTTAGCCCCAATCTCTTTTGCTGCTACTGACGACCCTGTATCAGGAACAGAAAGAGTGGTTGGCAGTCCCAACGATGTTCCCACCCCCGCAGGCACACCCCAAAACCCTGTTCCATACATTCAAGTGCCTGTGATTAGCGTCGGAATCGCCTTAGCTTACAACCCCACTGGTCTAACTGTACCAACAGGTGGAATCAAGCTTTCACGAGCTACTTACCTGGGTATTCTTAACGGCACCATCACAAATTGGAATGCTCCCCAAATTAAAGCAGATAACGGTGGCGTAGCAATTTCAGCAAATAAGCCCATTGTTGTAGTGCGTCGTAGTGACGATAGTGGTACCACTTTTGCTTTAAGCGCTCATCTCAAAGCGGCATTTGGTGCTACGTGGAACAGAGGAGTTGGTAAAAAAAGTATTGCTCAACCTGCTGGTGGTATACCCAATCCACTACCAGCCGATACAGTTGTTTGGCCAGCTAGCTTCCAATTCGCTTCAGGAGGTGGAGGTGTAGCCACTAAAATCAAAACTACTGCTGGTGCAATTGGTTATGTGGATAGTGCTACACGGTTAGCAAATAGTCTGCAAGCTGCTGTCTTAAAGAACAAGGCAGGTACTTACAATGCCATCTCACCAACTACAATTTCAAATGCTTTTGTTGGTGCGACTGACCAAGATACAAATGCTCGGCGGATTAAACTCGTTGTCACCGATCCAGCAGCGGCAAATGCTTATCCGATTGTTACGGCAACTTACCTGCTATTTTATGACAAATACGCAAATGTTAACGTAGCAAATCAGATTAAAGGATTCATCAACTGGGCTTTAGGAGTACCACCGGTTCCAGCACCAGGAACAGATGTGACAATCGACCCGAATGCTATAGCTATAGCTCGTGGATATGCTCCTCTTCCTGCTGGCATT